TGAAAACGTAATGCATTGTTAGCAGCAATTGATTTTGGCGATGATCCTTCCATCTTAGCAAAAATATAACCACTACTCCAACTCCAAAACATTCCATTAGAAGTAGCTAAAGCACCGTCTTGCGCACCCGAAACATTCCTTAAAGAATCTACGCCAATTAAAAAACTAATGGATTTATAATTTGCTATAGGAACACCGCTTAAAGTAATTTTATTAGCGCCGGCTTTATGATCAATTAAAAAATAACCACCTTCTGCTTTGTACGTGCTATTATCACTTTTTGTAAGCACTATATTACTGAGGTAATACTTCAATAAAGTAACTTTAAAGGAATCTAAATTGGCATTTACATAATCTTTGGTGTCAAAAATTAAAGAATCGGTACCGGCCTTGGCTTCTATTTCTACCATCAAGTTTCCAACAGTTGGTGCAGGTGTAGGTTCCGGCTCATGTTCATGTTCAACTGGGTCTTTTTTGCAAGCCGTTAATACTAACACAGCCAATGCAATTGAAAATATTTTTTT
This sequence is a window from Sphingobacteriaceae bacterium. Protein-coding genes within it:
- a CDS encoding lipoprotein; the encoded protein is MKKIFSIALAVLVLTACKKDPVEHEHEPEPTPAPTVGNLMVEIEAKAGTDSLIFDTKDYVNANLDSFKVTLLKYYLSNIVLTKSDNSTYKAEGGYFLIDHKAGANKITLSGVPIANYKSISFLIGVDSLRNVSGAQDGALATSNGMFWSWSSGYIFAKMEGSSPKSIAANNALRFHVGGFSGANNALRTATISFGTNSANVSGSTTPAIHLSADIKKWFTGANTTNFATTNVIHMPGTSAVNMSANYVNMFTLEHIHN